One part of the Nymphalis io chromosome 22, ilAglIoxx1.1, whole genome shotgun sequence genome encodes these proteins:
- the LOC126777354 gene encoding mediator of RNA polymerase II transcription subunit 25-like isoform X4 — MVVNAPDSPIQAEVIFVVEATSANGAYISELKTNYIIPTLEYFHGGAIEEGVGSGSVYGIVTYQAADCHPDLPVSTYGPFTCPQNVVDTIDKLQFIGGHAESRACVTEGLTAALACLEDLGRSDIPLHVILLCCSPPYSAYTGGLVPPGAPATVEQAAKLIGERGAHLSVAAAKKLPALLALYEHAGGELHTAQQRNYAKDPRHLVLLHGYSLKERPPSPAPPPPVAEVQQPEMYGQNRPPVPQQRAPPAQFQRGTIGPVRNNWLTPPRQAPYANSALLTQLSQPSYPPPTQTNMQRLQGIQAGPSSAGAFAASPAQRTYIWSGVLEWMEKGKTPGDQKVTRHLPCQVSANSKDAEPELKVDTWPNKLVMQLMHKQLISNIGGQYLKDSKSVLFHLQQNEALEALTKIMVNGFAGCVHFSPTTSPPQCDIKVLILLYTPDKKAYLGFIPNNQATFVDRLRKVIQQQKMNKQMPTTAAMAGGQNIGAGNMQSGMGISGGGMAGSMSAMPSMSNQQTQQHQQGMMISSNMGTSVGQVNQGQISQQTLEAAHQQEAQFKSQMDIMSHLHAAQQQEQHYKQLEEQQRKAQLQAQLQQLRGAGARLVRPLLPANPGLRHLLQQQPQQYRPGSGAVRPNSQTQQYDEMSNYNDFI, encoded by the exons GTACTTCCATGGCGGTGCAATAGAGGAAGGCGTGGGTAGTGGTTCTGTGTATGGCATAGTCACATACCAGGCAGCAGACTGTCATCCTGATCTTCCAGTCTCTACATATGGCCCCTTTACATGTCCACAGAATGTTGTTGATACTATTGACAAGTTACA GTTTATAGGAGGACATGCAGAGAGTAGAGCATGTGTCACAGAGGGACTAACAGCAGCCTTAGCTTGCTTAGAAGACCTTGGCCGATCAGATATCCCTCTACATGTGATACTATTATGCTGCTCACCACCTTATTCAGCATATACAGGAGGATTAGTCCCACCTG GAGCTCCAGCAACAGTCGAACAAGCAGCAAAACTTATCGGCGAGCGTGGAGCTCATTTGTCTGTAGCAGCGGCCAAAAAGTTGCCTGCTTTACTGGCGCTTTATGAGCATGCTGGTGGAGAACTGCATACTGCTCAACAGAGGAATTATGCTAAG gaCCCTCGGCATCTCGTGTTACTACATGGTTACAGTCTCAAAGAACGGCCACCAAGTCCGGCGCCACCACCACCAGTGGCTGAAGTACAACAGCCTGAAATGTATGG CCAAAATCGTCCACCAGTACCACAACAAAGAGCCCCACCAGCACAGTTTCAACGTGGTACAATTGGTCCAGTGAGAAATAATTGGCTGACTCCTCCTCGCCAGGCCCCCTACGCTAATTCTGCATTACTGACACAGCTATCCCAACCATCCTATCCACCTCCTACACAG ACCAACATGCAGCGGTTGCAAGGTATCCAAGCGGGCCCGTCGTCGGCGGGCGCGTTCGCGGCGTCGCCCGCGCAGCGCACCTACATCTGGAGCGGAGTGCTCGAGTGGATGGAGAAGGGGAAGACGCCCGGGGACCAGAAGGTCACCAGACATCTGCCGTGTCAA GTTTCCGCAAATTCCAAAGATGCAGAACCCGAGCTTAAAGTGGACACCTGGCCCAATAAATTAGTAATGCAGCTGATGCACAAACAACTGATTAGCAACATCGGCGGTCAGTACCTAAAAGACAGCAAGTCGGTGCTGTTCCACTTGCAGCAGAACGAGGCGCTGGAGGCCCTTACCAAGATCATGGTTAATGGATTC GCTGGATGTGTACATTTCTCCCCGACCACGTCACCCCCTCAGTGTGACATCAAGGTGCTGATCCTGCTGTACACGCCGGACAAGAAGGCCTACCTCGGCTTCATACCCAACAACCAGGCCACCTTCGTCGACCGACTGCGGAAG GTCATCCAGCAGCAGAAGATGAACAAACAGATGCCGACTACTGCTGCTATGGCCG GTGGGCAAAATATAGGTGCAGGAAATATGCAATCGGGGATGGGTATTAGTGGTGGGGGGATGGCAGGCTCGATGTCAGCTATGCCCTCGATGTCAAACCAACAAACACAGCAGCATCAGCAG GGTATGATGATAAGCAGCAACATGGGTACATCAGTTGGCCAAGTCAACCAAGGACAGATAAGTCAA CAGACCCTGGAGGCGGCTCATCAGCAGGAGGCGCAGTTCAAGTCCCAGATGGACATAATGTCCCACCTGCACGCCGCGCAGCAACAGGAGCAACACTACAAGCAGCTCGAG GAGCAGCAGCGCAAGGCGCAGCTGCAGGCGCAGCTCCAGCAGCtgcgcggcgccggcgcgcGCCTCGTGCGCCCGCTGCTGCCGGCCAACCCGGGCCTGCGACACCTGCTGCAGCAG CAGCCGCAGCAGTACCGGCCGGGTAGCGGGGCCGTTCGGCCGAACTCCCAAACGCAACAGTATGATGAAATGTCCAATTATAacgattttatatga
- the LOC126777354 gene encoding mediator of RNA polymerase II transcription subunit 25-like isoform X2: MVVNAPDSPIQAEVIFVVEATSANGAYISELKTNYIIPTLEYFHGGAIEEGVGSGSVYGIVTYQAADCHPDLPVSTYGPFTCPQNVVDTIDKLQFIGGHAESRACVTEGLTAALACLEDLGRSDIPLHVILLCCSPPYSAYTGGLVPPGAPATVEQAAKLIGERGAHLSVAAAKKLPALLALYEHAGGELHTAQQRNYAKDPRHLVLLHGYSLKERPPSPAPPPPVAEVQQPEMYGQNRPPVPQQRAPPAQFQRGTIGPVRNNWLTPPRQAPYANSALLTQLSQPSYPPPTQTNMQRLQGIQAGPSSAGAFAASPAQRTYIWSGVLEWMEKGKTPGDQKVTRHLPCQVSANSKDAEPELKVDTWPNKLVMQLMHKQLISNIGGQYLKDSKSVLFHLQQNEALEALTKIMVNGFAGCVHFSPTTSPPQCDIKVLILLYTPDKKAYLGFIPNNQATFVDRLRKVIQQQKMNKQMPTTAAMAGGQNIGAGNMQSGMGISGGGMAGSMSAMPSMSNQQTQQHQQGMMISSNMGTSVGQVNQGQISQVSQVGQVGQVGQAGGKGPRGAPLDGLEAARQQNLEKIQHLQQTLEAAHQQEAQFKSQMDIMSHLHAAQQQEQHYKQLEEQQRKAQLQAQLQQLRGAGARLVRPLLPANPGLRHLLQQPQQYRPGSGAVRPNSQTQQYDEMSNYNDFI, encoded by the exons GTACTTCCATGGCGGTGCAATAGAGGAAGGCGTGGGTAGTGGTTCTGTGTATGGCATAGTCACATACCAGGCAGCAGACTGTCATCCTGATCTTCCAGTCTCTACATATGGCCCCTTTACATGTCCACAGAATGTTGTTGATACTATTGACAAGTTACA GTTTATAGGAGGACATGCAGAGAGTAGAGCATGTGTCACAGAGGGACTAACAGCAGCCTTAGCTTGCTTAGAAGACCTTGGCCGATCAGATATCCCTCTACATGTGATACTATTATGCTGCTCACCACCTTATTCAGCATATACAGGAGGATTAGTCCCACCTG GAGCTCCAGCAACAGTCGAACAAGCAGCAAAACTTATCGGCGAGCGTGGAGCTCATTTGTCTGTAGCAGCGGCCAAAAAGTTGCCTGCTTTACTGGCGCTTTATGAGCATGCTGGTGGAGAACTGCATACTGCTCAACAGAGGAATTATGCTAAG gaCCCTCGGCATCTCGTGTTACTACATGGTTACAGTCTCAAAGAACGGCCACCAAGTCCGGCGCCACCACCACCAGTGGCTGAAGTACAACAGCCTGAAATGTATGG CCAAAATCGTCCACCAGTACCACAACAAAGAGCCCCACCAGCACAGTTTCAACGTGGTACAATTGGTCCAGTGAGAAATAATTGGCTGACTCCTCCTCGCCAGGCCCCCTACGCTAATTCTGCATTACTGACACAGCTATCCCAACCATCCTATCCACCTCCTACACAG ACCAACATGCAGCGGTTGCAAGGTATCCAAGCGGGCCCGTCGTCGGCGGGCGCGTTCGCGGCGTCGCCCGCGCAGCGCACCTACATCTGGAGCGGAGTGCTCGAGTGGATGGAGAAGGGGAAGACGCCCGGGGACCAGAAGGTCACCAGACATCTGCCGTGTCAA GTTTCCGCAAATTCCAAAGATGCAGAACCCGAGCTTAAAGTGGACACCTGGCCCAATAAATTAGTAATGCAGCTGATGCACAAACAACTGATTAGCAACATCGGCGGTCAGTACCTAAAAGACAGCAAGTCGGTGCTGTTCCACTTGCAGCAGAACGAGGCGCTGGAGGCCCTTACCAAGATCATGGTTAATGGATTC GCTGGATGTGTACATTTCTCCCCGACCACGTCACCCCCTCAGTGTGACATCAAGGTGCTGATCCTGCTGTACACGCCGGACAAGAAGGCCTACCTCGGCTTCATACCCAACAACCAGGCCACCTTCGTCGACCGACTGCGGAAG GTCATCCAGCAGCAGAAGATGAACAAACAGATGCCGACTACTGCTGCTATGGCCG GTGGGCAAAATATAGGTGCAGGAAATATGCAATCGGGGATGGGTATTAGTGGTGGGGGGATGGCAGGCTCGATGTCAGCTATGCCCTCGATGTCAAACCAACAAACACAGCAGCATCAGCAG GGTATGATGATAAGCAGCAACATGGGTACATCAGTTGGCCAAGTCAACCAAGGACAGATAAGTCAAGTAAGTCAAGTCGGCCAGGTCGGCCAAGTGGGCCAAGCAGGGGGAAAAGGCCCGCGTGGTGCACCTCTGGATGGCCTGGAGGCCGCCCGCCAACAAAATCTTGAGAAGATCCAACACTTGCAGCAGACCCTGGAGGCGGCTCATCAGCAGGAGGCGCAGTTCAAGTCCCAGATGGACATAATGTCCCACCTGCACGCCGCGCAGCAACAGGAGCAACACTACAAGCAGCTCGAG GAGCAGCAGCGCAAGGCGCAGCTGCAGGCGCAGCTCCAGCAGCtgcgcggcgccggcgcgcGCCTCGTGCGCCCGCTGCTGCCGGCCAACCCGGGCCTGCGACACCTGCTGCAGCAG CCGCAGCAGTACCGGCCGGGTAGCGGGGCCGTTCGGCCGAACTCCCAAACGCAACAGTATGATGAAATGTCCAATTATAacgattttatatga
- the LOC126777354 gene encoding mediator of RNA polymerase II transcription subunit 25-like isoform X1, protein MVVNAPDSPIQAEVIFVVEATSANGAYISELKTNYIIPTLEYFHGGAIEEGVGSGSVYGIVTYQAADCHPDLPVSTYGPFTCPQNVVDTIDKLQFIGGHAESRACVTEGLTAALACLEDLGRSDIPLHVILLCCSPPYSAYTGGLVPPGAPATVEQAAKLIGERGAHLSVAAAKKLPALLALYEHAGGELHTAQQRNYAKDPRHLVLLHGYSLKERPPSPAPPPPVAEVQQPEMYGQNRPPVPQQRAPPAQFQRGTIGPVRNNWLTPPRQAPYANSALLTQLSQPSYPPPTQTNMQRLQGIQAGPSSAGAFAASPAQRTYIWSGVLEWMEKGKTPGDQKVTRHLPCQVSANSKDAEPELKVDTWPNKLVMQLMHKQLISNIGGQYLKDSKSVLFHLQQNEALEALTKIMVNGFAGCVHFSPTTSPPQCDIKVLILLYTPDKKAYLGFIPNNQATFVDRLRKVIQQQKMNKQMPTTAAMAGGQNIGAGNMQSGMGISGGGMAGSMSAMPSMSNQQTQQHQQGMMISSNMGTSVGQVNQGQISQVSQVGQVGQVGQAGGKGPRGAPLDGLEAARQQNLEKIQHLQQTLEAAHQQEAQFKSQMDIMSHLHAAQQQEQHYKQLEEQQRKAQLQAQLQQLRGAGARLVRPLLPANPGLRHLLQQQPQQYRPGSGAVRPNSQTQQYDEMSNYNDFI, encoded by the exons GTACTTCCATGGCGGTGCAATAGAGGAAGGCGTGGGTAGTGGTTCTGTGTATGGCATAGTCACATACCAGGCAGCAGACTGTCATCCTGATCTTCCAGTCTCTACATATGGCCCCTTTACATGTCCACAGAATGTTGTTGATACTATTGACAAGTTACA GTTTATAGGAGGACATGCAGAGAGTAGAGCATGTGTCACAGAGGGACTAACAGCAGCCTTAGCTTGCTTAGAAGACCTTGGCCGATCAGATATCCCTCTACATGTGATACTATTATGCTGCTCACCACCTTATTCAGCATATACAGGAGGATTAGTCCCACCTG GAGCTCCAGCAACAGTCGAACAAGCAGCAAAACTTATCGGCGAGCGTGGAGCTCATTTGTCTGTAGCAGCGGCCAAAAAGTTGCCTGCTTTACTGGCGCTTTATGAGCATGCTGGTGGAGAACTGCATACTGCTCAACAGAGGAATTATGCTAAG gaCCCTCGGCATCTCGTGTTACTACATGGTTACAGTCTCAAAGAACGGCCACCAAGTCCGGCGCCACCACCACCAGTGGCTGAAGTACAACAGCCTGAAATGTATGG CCAAAATCGTCCACCAGTACCACAACAAAGAGCCCCACCAGCACAGTTTCAACGTGGTACAATTGGTCCAGTGAGAAATAATTGGCTGACTCCTCCTCGCCAGGCCCCCTACGCTAATTCTGCATTACTGACACAGCTATCCCAACCATCCTATCCACCTCCTACACAG ACCAACATGCAGCGGTTGCAAGGTATCCAAGCGGGCCCGTCGTCGGCGGGCGCGTTCGCGGCGTCGCCCGCGCAGCGCACCTACATCTGGAGCGGAGTGCTCGAGTGGATGGAGAAGGGGAAGACGCCCGGGGACCAGAAGGTCACCAGACATCTGCCGTGTCAA GTTTCCGCAAATTCCAAAGATGCAGAACCCGAGCTTAAAGTGGACACCTGGCCCAATAAATTAGTAATGCAGCTGATGCACAAACAACTGATTAGCAACATCGGCGGTCAGTACCTAAAAGACAGCAAGTCGGTGCTGTTCCACTTGCAGCAGAACGAGGCGCTGGAGGCCCTTACCAAGATCATGGTTAATGGATTC GCTGGATGTGTACATTTCTCCCCGACCACGTCACCCCCTCAGTGTGACATCAAGGTGCTGATCCTGCTGTACACGCCGGACAAGAAGGCCTACCTCGGCTTCATACCCAACAACCAGGCCACCTTCGTCGACCGACTGCGGAAG GTCATCCAGCAGCAGAAGATGAACAAACAGATGCCGACTACTGCTGCTATGGCCG GTGGGCAAAATATAGGTGCAGGAAATATGCAATCGGGGATGGGTATTAGTGGTGGGGGGATGGCAGGCTCGATGTCAGCTATGCCCTCGATGTCAAACCAACAAACACAGCAGCATCAGCAG GGTATGATGATAAGCAGCAACATGGGTACATCAGTTGGCCAAGTCAACCAAGGACAGATAAGTCAAGTAAGTCAAGTCGGCCAGGTCGGCCAAGTGGGCCAAGCAGGGGGAAAAGGCCCGCGTGGTGCACCTCTGGATGGCCTGGAGGCCGCCCGCCAACAAAATCTTGAGAAGATCCAACACTTGCAGCAGACCCTGGAGGCGGCTCATCAGCAGGAGGCGCAGTTCAAGTCCCAGATGGACATAATGTCCCACCTGCACGCCGCGCAGCAACAGGAGCAACACTACAAGCAGCTCGAG GAGCAGCAGCGCAAGGCGCAGCTGCAGGCGCAGCTCCAGCAGCtgcgcggcgccggcgcgcGCCTCGTGCGCCCGCTGCTGCCGGCCAACCCGGGCCTGCGACACCTGCTGCAGCAG CAGCCGCAGCAGTACCGGCCGGGTAGCGGGGCCGTTCGGCCGAACTCCCAAACGCAACAGTATGATGAAATGTCCAATTATAacgattttatatga
- the LOC126777354 gene encoding mediator of RNA polymerase II transcription subunit 25-like isoform X3, with translation MVVNAPDSPIQAEVIFVVEATSANGAYISELKTNYIIPTLEYFHGGAIEEGVGSGSVYGIVTYQAADCHPDLPVSTYGPFTCPQNVVDTIDKLQFIGGHAESRACVTEGLTAALACLEDLGRSDIPLHVILLCCSPPYSAYTGGLVPPGAPATVEQAAKLIGERGAHLSVAAAKKLPALLALYEHAGGELHTAQQRNYAKDPRHLVLLHGYSLKERPPSPAPPPPVAEVQQPEMYGQNRPPVPQQRAPPAQFQRGTIGPVRNNWLTPPRQAPYANSALLTQLSQPSYPPPTQTNMQRLQGIQAGPSSAGAFAASPAQRTYIWSGVLEWMEKGKTPGDQKVTRHLPCQVSANSKDAEPELKVDTWPNKLVMQLMHKQLISNIGGQYLKDSKSVLFHLQQNEALEALTKIMVNGFAGCVHFSPTTSPPQCDIKVLILLYTPDKKAYLGFIPNNQATFVDRLRKVIQQQKMNKQMPTTAAMAGGQNIGAGNMQSGMGISGGGMAGSMSAMPSMSNQQTQQHQQGMMISSNMGTSVGQVNQGQISQVSQVGQVGQVGQAGGKGPRGAPLDGLEAARQQNLEKIQHLQQTLEAAHQQEAQFKSQMDIMSHLHAAQQQEQHYKQLEEQQRKAQLQAQLQQLRGAGARLVRPLLPANPGLRHLLQQQQQAARGARPHM, from the exons GTACTTCCATGGCGGTGCAATAGAGGAAGGCGTGGGTAGTGGTTCTGTGTATGGCATAGTCACATACCAGGCAGCAGACTGTCATCCTGATCTTCCAGTCTCTACATATGGCCCCTTTACATGTCCACAGAATGTTGTTGATACTATTGACAAGTTACA GTTTATAGGAGGACATGCAGAGAGTAGAGCATGTGTCACAGAGGGACTAACAGCAGCCTTAGCTTGCTTAGAAGACCTTGGCCGATCAGATATCCCTCTACATGTGATACTATTATGCTGCTCACCACCTTATTCAGCATATACAGGAGGATTAGTCCCACCTG GAGCTCCAGCAACAGTCGAACAAGCAGCAAAACTTATCGGCGAGCGTGGAGCTCATTTGTCTGTAGCAGCGGCCAAAAAGTTGCCTGCTTTACTGGCGCTTTATGAGCATGCTGGTGGAGAACTGCATACTGCTCAACAGAGGAATTATGCTAAG gaCCCTCGGCATCTCGTGTTACTACATGGTTACAGTCTCAAAGAACGGCCACCAAGTCCGGCGCCACCACCACCAGTGGCTGAAGTACAACAGCCTGAAATGTATGG CCAAAATCGTCCACCAGTACCACAACAAAGAGCCCCACCAGCACAGTTTCAACGTGGTACAATTGGTCCAGTGAGAAATAATTGGCTGACTCCTCCTCGCCAGGCCCCCTACGCTAATTCTGCATTACTGACACAGCTATCCCAACCATCCTATCCACCTCCTACACAG ACCAACATGCAGCGGTTGCAAGGTATCCAAGCGGGCCCGTCGTCGGCGGGCGCGTTCGCGGCGTCGCCCGCGCAGCGCACCTACATCTGGAGCGGAGTGCTCGAGTGGATGGAGAAGGGGAAGACGCCCGGGGACCAGAAGGTCACCAGACATCTGCCGTGTCAA GTTTCCGCAAATTCCAAAGATGCAGAACCCGAGCTTAAAGTGGACACCTGGCCCAATAAATTAGTAATGCAGCTGATGCACAAACAACTGATTAGCAACATCGGCGGTCAGTACCTAAAAGACAGCAAGTCGGTGCTGTTCCACTTGCAGCAGAACGAGGCGCTGGAGGCCCTTACCAAGATCATGGTTAATGGATTC GCTGGATGTGTACATTTCTCCCCGACCACGTCACCCCCTCAGTGTGACATCAAGGTGCTGATCCTGCTGTACACGCCGGACAAGAAGGCCTACCTCGGCTTCATACCCAACAACCAGGCCACCTTCGTCGACCGACTGCGGAAG GTCATCCAGCAGCAGAAGATGAACAAACAGATGCCGACTACTGCTGCTATGGCCG GTGGGCAAAATATAGGTGCAGGAAATATGCAATCGGGGATGGGTATTAGTGGTGGGGGGATGGCAGGCTCGATGTCAGCTATGCCCTCGATGTCAAACCAACAAACACAGCAGCATCAGCAG GGTATGATGATAAGCAGCAACATGGGTACATCAGTTGGCCAAGTCAACCAAGGACAGATAAGTCAAGTAAGTCAAGTCGGCCAGGTCGGCCAAGTGGGCCAAGCAGGGGGAAAAGGCCCGCGTGGTGCACCTCTGGATGGCCTGGAGGCCGCCCGCCAACAAAATCTTGAGAAGATCCAACACTTGCAGCAGACCCTGGAGGCGGCTCATCAGCAGGAGGCGCAGTTCAAGTCCCAGATGGACATAATGTCCCACCTGCACGCCGCGCAGCAACAGGAGCAACACTACAAGCAGCTCGAG GAGCAGCAGCGCAAGGCGCAGCTGCAGGCGCAGCTCCAGCAGCtgcgcggcgccggcgcgcGCCTCGTGCGCCCGCTGCTGCCGGCCAACCCGGGCCTGCGACACCTGCTGCAGCAG CAACAGCAGGCGGCGCGTGGCGCTCGTCCGCACATGTGA